Proteins from one Camelina sativa cultivar DH55 chromosome 8, Cs, whole genome shotgun sequence genomic window:
- the LOC104708706 gene encoding probable sugar phosphate/phosphate translocator At5g04160, whose product MSSSSKKQTLFISTLIISWYSSNIGVLLLNKFLLSNYGFKFPIFLTMCHMSACAILSYISIVFLKLVPLQHLKSRSQFLKVATLSIVFCASVVGGNISLRYLPVSFNQAVGATTPFFTALFAYLMTFKREAWVTYGALVPVVAGVVIASGGEPGFHWFGFIMCISATAARAFKSVLQGILLSSEGEKLNSMNLMLYMSPIAVIALLPVTLVMEPDVISLTLTLAKQHQYMWILLLVNSVMAYSANLLNFLVTKHTSALTLQVLGNAKGAVAVVISILIFQNPVTVMGIGGYSITVLGVVAYGETKRRFR is encoded by the exons atgtcttCGTCGTCGAAGAAACAAACCCTTTTCATATCGACACTAATCATATCATGGTACTCATCAAACATTGGTGTTCTTCTCCTCAACAAGTTCCTCCTCTCCAATTACGGATTCAAATTCCCGATTTTTCTCACAATGTGTCACATGTCCGCTTGCGCTATCCTTAGCTACATATCAATCGTTTTCCTAAAGCTTGTTCCTCTCCAACACCTCAAATCTCGATCTCAGTTCCTCAAGGTTGCTACGCTAAGCATCGTCTTTTGTGCTTCTGTCGTCGGTGGTAATATCTCGCTTCGTTACCTTCCTGTCTCTTTTAATCAAGCCGTCGGTGCTACGACGCCGTTTTTCACCGCTCTGTTCGCTTATCTTATGACCTTCAAGAGAGAAGCTTGGGTTACTTATGGTGCTCTTGTTCCCGTCGTGGCCGGTGTTGTCATCGCCAGTGGG ggTGAGCCAGGATTTCACTGGTTTGGGTTCATTATGTGCATTAGTGCTACGGCGGCAAGAGCCTTTAAATCTGTTCTTCAAGGCATTCTACTTTCTTCTGAGGG GGAAAAGTTGAACTCGATGAATCTGATGTTGTATATGTCTCCAATAGCTGTCATTGCTCTTCTTCCTGTCACGCTAGTTATGGAACCAGACGTGATCAGCTTGACCTTGACACTTGCAAAACAACATCAGTACATGTGGATACTTCTTCTAGTCAACTCTGTGATGGCTTATTCAGCCAATTTGTTGAACTTTTTGGTTACCAAACACACAAGCGCCCTCACCCTCCAG GTTCTTGGAAATGCTAAAGGAGCAGTTGCAGTGGTGATTTCGATCTTGATCTTTCAAAACCCGGTTACGGTTATGGGGATTGGCGGGTATTCCATAACCGTCCTTGGGGTGGTTGCTTATGGAGAGACAAAACGCAGATTTAGATGA